From the Lathyrus oleraceus cultivar Zhongwan6 chromosome 3, CAAS_Psat_ZW6_1.0, whole genome shotgun sequence genome, the window ttgactttcaatgtcatttggtcaacacacatggataGGTACATTTTATtttaccttatgcactttattccttcctttttccttttccattattcacctctttcttctttttcttcctttttctttttgatcaatgagttgaaggttgataagttggcattgattagggaggcttaatcttctttgattcaaatctatttcatcttgatcaattgatcaagtgaatggctttgcatcaaggataggttgtttcctaaatgatgcaaaaggcttaaaccaatacaagatcaattctcttcttctttttggcatggcaagttgttggaacttggttcactaatcaagacttctaacttgtgttgttgcctacattattattggccggcctcagatagttgtgacttctatataagtccaattacgattgcttaacataacgctaaatttgccttatggcacactaactattaaccactaactattaacatttacttcttgcactttacatttatgcaatttatcattcttgtacatattattcatttgtttcttcctttgctcattggagcacatatttatgttaatgccatttgccttttgctcacttgagtatgtaattgtgtatatactattgtgcttgtgttttgtcttgattgttgtgaaccaaatgcaaagaattggacaaaatggacttagattttaggaccttacccaagcaaatggagtttgaagagcaactaggcctcatgcctttagagtgcttaaatgtcaaagagcaactaggcctcatgcctttagaatgcttaaagcttaaggatgaacattgaaaggaccatatcctaaactccctcttgtccattatttgattgtattatagaaccttttgatgtgtgtgttttcttgtgctaggatttccaacttgagcttaattgaggaaccattaccacgagcttctaagagagagagagatccaagatacattgaggagtctttccaagagttcTTTTGACcattgattgcttgagtttatgcttatttgcttgcttattccaaaggatgggagctacttggatcatcaatatgatctcaagagaggaactccattgtggttttgtttcttattccttacctcttgcatgcttaggaTTTTAGCCTTTCTttttcttctctccactctaacccaagccaaaactttttgtgcaaacatttaatacttgttttcaacattagaaacctaagccttatgcttttgattatcaaactttcctttcagaatacttattttgaattgaacttctaaatcaactttgaccttattttgtatatacttttcattggtaaatataacccatccaaatgactttttgtggtttcaatggccactcttttaatcaatttttttctcataacctttagctattaggtttgagttattcttgaggtagatgtaatactcacctttatccttagtcatggacaatgagtcttccatgcttattatagggttaacctctcactagcatgttgaagctatcctcacatggtggatttgtggttttaggttgagttttctcccttggataacaaaagaccttaaggcttttggaccaatcaatccactcactcatttttgagatttttaccccgaactacgaggttttgatcctaatctttttttaagatggtacgtaggcaatgggttcatccattcaaacacaaaatgtaaataatctgtatattctttcctcatctcttcaatcatgtttgcacaaataaactttcacaaaataccaaccttacaacaagtgtgaaaatggctccctaggagtacctaggatgttttgggtgcctaacaccttcccattgcataaccaacccccttacccagatctctgactctcttttactagtttttgattcgataaaacttttaggtttctgtttgctttctaaccattcctttggataaatagaagtgcggtggcgactcgacttgtatggtttaccttggatttagtcaatatctctaatggtaacgaataccccgctacagtagGGTATTTCCATTTcgagtcgatgactctgggaAGCCTTTTAGGGACCACCTTAGAGCATAGTCCACACCTGCGAGAGGGATATGGGTTTTCATTGCAGGAAGCCATAGACTCTACCTACCTTGATACTCATGTTGCATCGAACTTTTGAACCTACAACAAATGGCATATACAGATTATTCAGAATGTATCAGAGTTTTGAATCTGCGTGACTTATATCATTCCATCATTACATTATCATTCATCATGACAAATTTTTTGCATATGCGTTTCTTTTCCAGGAATCCAAGAGCTTAGTTTGTTGACTAAACATTCGAGACAAAGCATGAATTCCGAGAGGAGAAGAATTTACAATTACAAGTTCGTGGAGCCTCAGTTGACTGTTTTGAGAGGATTGGGGGCATGTATAGTGTTTGGAAAGAAAGATGATTTCAAGACATCCTATGGAAACCTTTTGGGAGTACTGAACATTGAAGTCAATACCACTGCTGTGCATACTCTGGTGCAATTCTACGACCCTCCGTTGAGATGCTTTACATTCCAGGATTACCCGTTGGCACCCACATTGGAAGATTATTCACACATTCTAGGTATTAGGATCAAGAACCAAGTGCCTTATGTTCGCACTAAGGAACTCTCCAAATACCAAGTCCTTGCTGAAGGCCTCCATATAGGGAAAAAGGAAGTTAAGTTGAACTTGAAACCTAAAGGTGGAATTCATGGCTTCACCTCAAAGTTTCTAGTAGATAAAGCCATTGCCTTCGCCGAAGCTGGGAGTTGGACGATCTTCAACGCCAGTCTAGATCTACTAATCTATGGGATCATACTGTTTCTGAACATGGAAGAATTCGTGGATCTGGCTGCTATTCATATCTTTCTAACTCAGAAC encodes:
- the LOC127129576 gene encoding uncharacterized protein LOC127129576 is translated as MNSERRRIYNYKFVEPQLTVLRGLGACIVFGKKDDFKTSYGNLLGVLNIEVNTTAVHTLVQFYDPPLRCFTFQDYPLAPTLEDYSHILGIRIKNQVPYVRTKELSKYQVLAEGLHIGKKEVKLNLKPKGGIHGFTSKFLVDKAIAFAEAGSWTIFNASLDLLIYGIILFLNMEEFVDLAAIHIFLTQNLVPTLLADTYYSIHVRTHKKKGTIVCYTPLMYKWFISHLPSKGSFVQNKGNLKWSQRIMLLNVKDIF